The DNA region ACGACAGAAAAAAAGTAAATATAATAGCTTCTCTAAATGGAATGATTTTTTTATTTAGACAATACATAGCATCAACGAATGTAAGGATTGAAACATTTAACATAGAATTGCTAATAAATAATACCGTTATCAGAATGAGGGAACATTTTGAAGATGAGAATATAAAGCTAAATGTTCAAAATGACATAAAGACAATTCTGATTGGAGATAGTTTTCGAATAAAAGCAGTAATAAGTCAGTTAATTGGTAGTGCTATTATAAATAGTAGTAAGAATAGCAAGATTACTATTAACATCAATCAGTATTCAGAAATATTACAATTTACAGTACAAAACATAGGACTAAGCCCTTCTAAAGAAAAATTAGAAAGAATAAATGCTGAACTAGAGAATTTGAATTTGGTAACATATCAAGAACTAGGAGAAGGATTAGCATTTATTAAACATCTTACAGATCAGCTAAAAGGAAGACTAAGAGCAAAAGAGGAAAATAATTACATAACTTTTTCATTTGATGTACCAATAACTAGTTTTAACTCTTCTTTATGAGAATGCTATGAAAGAAAAGAATAAAACAATTAACCAATGGATAGTACAGATACCTCCAATACCAGTTATGTTGCTGAATGGAGAGAGGGAGAATATCGATGAATATATGGAGATAATAACAAAGTTAAGAAAAGCTAAGTATCAGGTCGAGGTAGCTGAATCATTGAAAGAATATTGTGTGAATCTGATACAGAATATCAAATATAGATTTAATATTGCAACTAGCGAAATTGTAAGGCTAGCAAGCGATATCATGTTAAATGATTCAAAAAATAAAGATAAGCTGGAAACAATATTAAATCGAGCAGCAAATCTCCAAAGGTACTGTAACGATGTAGTTTACACGCTTAGAAGCGAAATTGAGAATGAAAATTTATGTTTAAAAAAATTTAGCATACAAAAGCTAGTAAAGGATGCCGTCAGGAGACTAGAAGACATTGCAAAAGAGAAAGATATAAAAATCAATTACAATTTTCAGTACAAAATGAAGGATATTGTGATTGGAAATAGTGATCACTTACAAGCTATATTAAGTCAATTAATAGGCAGCACGATTAGATTTAATCACAGCTGCAAGGTTATAATTACAGTTCATTTGTTTACTATAAAAAATTATATAAAAAGCGATAACATACTACAATTTAGAATACACGATAAAGGAAGCGGTATTTCAAAGAAAAAATTAGGAGATATAAAAGCAAAAATAGCTGATTTTGAGTTGGTACGAGACTATCCACAAATGCTGGAATCAGGATTATGGTTTGTAAATTACCTTGTTAATCAACTTAATGGAGAAATGGAAATAGAAAGCGAAAAAGACAAGTTTACAACCATTACTTGCAATATTCCAGTACAACTTTTTTAATCAAATTAATTCGCTTCTTTCACAGTTTTTATCTGAGATTGAAGTATATAAAAAGTTTAATTTATTGTATAATTTATTAAAGATTATTTAGAGATGGAAAATGATAGACTTTTATAGCGAGAGCTTACTAAATAAGCTGTTTAGAATCAACGTAAGATTTAACGCTGAAATTGATCTTGATAAAGTTGAAAGAGCAATATTTTACGCTAAAAAATATCATGACAAACAACTTCGAGATACAGGAGAGCCATATTATATGCATCCATTAGAGGTAGCTTATATGGTAGCAGACTACAGTTTTGAAACAGATACGATTATTACAGCAATACTACATGATACCCTCGAAGACACAACACTAACTAAAGAAAAGATTGTTAAGGTATTTGGTAAAAAAATTGCAGAACAGGTTTCAGAACTCACAAGGATTAAGGATAATAAAAAAATCAGTTCTAGAGAAATGATTCAAACATTTTATAGCCAAAATAAAACAGAACTATTATTAATTAAGCTTTTCGACCGATTCCATAATATTCAGACTATATCAATAAAACCTTATGAAAAAAGACAAAAAATCGTCATTGAAACTCAGCAAGAATTTATACCTCTTGCTGAATACCTTAATCTACCAGAGATTAGAGAACGCTTAAGCGAATATTGCAAACTTAATGCTAGCTAGAATATGGTTTAACTAGTAAAATATTATCTCTATTATTTATTCGGATGTACAACTTGATATGTCACCTATACAATCTTTAAATTGATTAGGTGTATAAATATGAATATTATCTTCATAGTAAGCAATTCTGTTATCATCAGTAAATGTATCTAATTCTGATGGTCTCTCCTTCAGATCATTATATACAATAGTTAACTCTTTATCAGTTAATAATTTTTTGCTACTATTTAGAATAGATTCATTATCATATTTTACTACTATAGGCATTAGCTGGTTATGATTAAGCTTTTCTACTGCATATAATGTGTTATATGTTTTTTTAGCATATTCATAGTGTTCAACTACTGTATACTGTTTTATACCTGAAAAAATATAACTAATCGCTTCTTTTGCTCTGGTACAATCAGATTTAGCTTTTTTAATAATGTCATTGTATTGGCTATTATCCCACCCAATCAAGAGTAAAGAATTATTACTTTCTTTTTTAAATATAAAATTAGTAGCTAACTGTACTATTTCTGTGGAAGTAGGATTATTAGCTGAATTATGGTACAAATTGTTTCTATACATAATCACCCTATTGTTAAGTAAGTTTATATTATAAGTTTATAAATTATACTAGCTAATTAGCAATAACTTTTTTGTTGCTTAAATATTTTCAATTCAGGATACCAATTCTAGATTATATTGAACATTAAGAAGGCCATTCTTTAAGGCCTCAATATCCTTAACATTGCCGCACCATTCTTGGTGAAAGCTATTCCATTTTAAGCCATGAAGGCGAATGTGGAGCTTAGTGTTTTCGTCTGGTTCAGAGGAAAATTTTAAAATCACGGCAGCTTTATTTTGCTGTTCTTTATCAAAAATATCTTTACCGATTGTAGTCCAATGATTCTGAACATTTGGATGTTGTGTTAAAGTTTCTTTTAGTGAAACAATTGCACCAAATAAAGTATTTGCTGATAAGTGATCAAGCTTAGCCTTAGCAACTAATCCACCCATTTCGATAAGACGTCGAGTACGCATTTTACGTTCTTTAATTTTAAGGTTAACCTCATCCATGATTAGCTTAGCCTTTTTTTGTTGGAGAGTAATTTTTTGCTGCATAAGATTTGCCATGTTAGTAATTCAGAAAGATAAAAAAATCAGGCAAGAATATATCAAAATAAAATTCCAGTAAAGAAAAAAACCGCACCTGCCAAACCAACATCAAATAATTATAGTCAAAAAAACGTGAATTCAGGTTAGAAGCTTCATTAAAGAATAAGCTTATACGCAATATGTAAACTTGAAAGTTTACTGCTAAAAAATGAGCACTCATTAGCCGATTGAGTGTTAAAAAAAAGAAGTTTGTGCTAGCAAAATCAAAAAAACCATGCTAACTTAAAACTCAGGTGAGAATTGGTGTTGAGATGGCTATACAGTTTGCAATGATTGAATTTTTAAGTAGAAGTAAAGGAGGAGATAGTTGTTGTAAGGCAGCGTATAATGCAAGAACTATTGTTAAAAATGAGCAGACAAATATAAGGTATAACTTCTCTTATAAGAAAGATAACGTATATCATACAGTACTGATACCAGATTATGTAAATCAAAAATTCAAGAATGTCCAAAGATTAATGAATGAGGTGGAACAAACAGAAAAACGAAGAAACAGTAAGTTGTTGAAGGATATCGTAATAGCACTGCCAGACGATAAGGAATTGAATTTAGAGCATAGAATAGAAATAACTCATCAAATAGTTGATGTAATGGAATGGGTAAAAAATGGTCTTGGAGTACAGATAGATATTCATAAGCCTCATAGAGGAGATAAAAACTGGCATGTGCATATATTGGTTACTACAAGAAGATTTAAAGAGAATGGCGAAGAATTAGGTGGTAAAGCTGTTGACTTGGAGCCTAAATTCAGAACATCAAAAGGTAAGGCATTTATTATTCCAGAAGCTGAGATGATTCACGAAAAAGTGAAGGAAATAATTAATGCATATTTTGCTAAATTAGGCTTAACAAATAGAGTTGATAAGATAAGTACAGTTCCGCAAGAGCATATTGGACCTACTAGAATTAGGGGTTTAATTAATGAAGTTGCAAATGAAAATGAGTTACGTAAAGAGGCTCATTTGAAGATTATTAATGATGTTGATGTAATAACGGATTCTATAACACATTACAAATCTATTTTTACTAAGCATGATATTGAAAAAGCCGTGAAAGATATACCAGACCTAACAGCAAGAGAACTGTTAGTTCAGCAAGTGCTTAGTTCAAATAGAATACTAGAGTTATATCATGATGATGGTGAAAGTAGTAAATATTTTACGACAACTGAGGTTAGAGATGAGGAAGCAAGAATAATAAGAATAGCTAATAAAATCGATACTCAAGCTTATTACAATGATATTTATCATCTTAAAAACGATATCGAAAGCTTAACAAGTGTTAGTGAAGAGCAAAAACATGCTCTACGACGTATTTTGCTTAGTAATAGTGGAGTTAGAATACTAAGAGGAAGAGCTGGAACAGGTAAATCCACTGTTTTAGCAAAAGCATATAAAATTGCAACAAATCGTAGACAAAATGTTATTGGACTTGCTCCTACACATAAGGCTATATCAGTGCTGAAGGATAATGGCTACCAGAAATGTGATACAATAAAAGGATTTTTATATAAAAATAGCGTTACTAGAGACAGTTTAATAGTAGTAGATGAAGCTGGAATGGTTGCTACTAGAGAATATGCAGAGCTGTTTAGAGTAGTTAGAAACAATAATTGTCAACTGATACTTGCTGGAGATGAAAAGCAGTTAGCTTCAATAGAAAGAGGCGGAATGTTTGAGATGCTGAGTAATATTTTCAGTTCACATGTTTTAGTGAATATTCGAAGACAAAGTGAAAACTGGAGCAGAGAGGTAGCAATGAAGTTTGCTGAGAGTAATATTTTAAGCGGTATAACCTTACCTGAGGCAAAATAACTGCGTTAAGTTTGATAATACGTTGCAGGACTCAATGAGTAAGTTAAGATACAACTGGAGTCTAAGCAAGTTTAAGCTACATGAAAAATTGGTAATTACAGTACGTAATAAAGAGGTAGACATTCTTAATTCAAGTATTAGATCTTTGTTAAAAGCTAATGGCACGCTACAAGGCACAGAATATAGGCGTTCAATAGCTGGAAGGAAAGAGTCCTACATGGCTGGAGATCGAATTGTATTTCAAAAAAGCGATAAGGATTTACAAATACAAAATAGTGAATTTGCAACTTTAACTTCGGTTAATAAAAATGAATTTGTAGCTAAGACAGATGCAGGACAAGATGTGAGTTTTGACCCAAGCAAAATACAATTTAAACATGGTTATGCAAGTACTGTTTATAAGGCCCAGGGAGCTTCTATAAAAGATGTATACATTCTTCATAACGGAGTTGGTAATATAAGCAGCTCATACGTAGCCATGACAAGGCATATAGAACAGTTAAAGTTATATTGTAATAAAGAAGCTACTAGCAGTTTTAGCAGCTTAGTATATCAGCTCAGCAGAGCAAATTACAAATCGGCAAGCATAAACTTAAAAACTAATGAAGATTTAAATAAAGAAAATCCAACTATTTTAAGTAAAATTTGTGGTTGGTTTAAGTCTATAGTAACTGATGTAGGAGACAGATTTCATAAAAACGCTAAATATTATCAGTACGATAAAAAACCAGAGCAATTAGCTGACATTAAGATCGAACAACCTAATATAGTTAATGATATAAGAAAATCAGAAATAAGTCCAAATAATGAATTAAAGGCTACAAAGACCGCAAACGATATTTCAACTACAGAAAAACTCAACACAAAGCCTGAACAACAAAATCCAAGAGTTAGTATTCGAAGGTAAAATGAGCTGCATAGAGCAGCTCAAGGATAATAAAGATATGAATTTACTAAGTAGAATGTGAAAGTTATGAAACTTAGAAAGATTCGTTAACAGAAATACTATCTCAACAATCACTCAGCAAAAATATTATACCATTTAAACGGTAAAAATACAAATAAATTTAGCGAAGGTGAGGTTCTGTATGACTGATAAAATCAATAATTCAAACAATCATAATTTAATGGAAGAATTGAGAAATAAAATAGCTTCTCATGCAGAAACCATAGCCTGTGATTTGCTTGGAGAGCCTAATAAACATTTCTCTAGACGTGGAGAAATACGTTGGGGAGATACAGGGAAAATTGTCGTCAATACTAGTGGCAAGCATGCTGGAAAATGGTATGACTTTAGTTCTGGCGAAGGTGGAGATTTATTTGACTTAGCCAGAAAAGAACGTGGCGGTGATTTTGTTAGAGCTAAGGAATATCTAACAAGCATAGTAGGAATGTCAACTTATAATGAGTCTTATCCTCGGCAGGTACATAAAGAAGCCACTCAAAATGAGCTAGCTAAAATTCGAAAAGTTCAATACTTTTATAATCAGTCTTCTCCATTATATTTTACTAATAATACTGAAGTTCAAATCGTAAAAAGATATCTTGAACAACATAGAGGAATTGATTGTTTTACAATGAATTCTGACTTGAGAGCAAGTGTAATTCTTGATAGAGAAACGAATGAAAATTATCCAGCATTTTCAGCATTTTCAAGAAATGCGAAAGGTAAAATTACTGGTGTACAAGTTGTATATTTGAATTCGCAAACGTGCGATAAGGCAGATATTTCAGTCCCTAGGAGGGCTTTTGGCAAAATTAGCGAATCGTTTGTTAGAATTACTCCATTGGCACCACATGATTCGCCTATAACAATTATAACAGAAGGCGTTGAAACAGCTTTAAGTCTAAAACAAGCAGGAATTAATGGAAAAATTATCGCTGCTATTGGCATACATAATTTCAAGAACTATCAACCATTTGAAGGAGAAAACATAATCATAGCGGCAGATAATGATGGACAAAATTCTATAACAATGAATACTGTTGATAAAGCGAAAAAAACACTCGAAAATAGTGGAGCAAAGGTGTTAAAAGTGATGCCAACACAAGAAGGTGATTTCAACGACCTATTACAAATTCATGGGGCTGAAGCTATTAGACAGATTATAATACCTGAAATTGCCAAACTTATTAAATTGAACGAAATACAAAATAAATCATCTGAAATACCTAATCAAAGTGACGTTAAAGAATTATATGCAAAATCTTTGCCCCTATACGACTATAACAAAAAGGAAAAAGCTAATGCGGAAGTAACAACAGTCAACAAATTTTTAGAAAATCATACAGAAATTTATAGTTCAAAAATCTTTGACAATCCTAATTTAAGAGCAAATATGGTTTTTGATGAAGAGACTCAAAAATCCTGGCCTGCACTCACTATTTTTGTTAAAAATGACAAAGATGAAATTACTGGAGCTAAGATATTAGCCTTGAATTCAAAAACATGTAATAAAGCGGATGCAGCTGAAAATTCTGTTGGTACAATTAGTGGATCATTTGTTGAAATTGCTCAACAAAATTCAGACTACTCTTCTATAACAATTCTTACAGAGAATATTGAAACTGCTCTAAGCATTAAACATGCTGGAGTCGAAGGAAAAATCTTATGTGCCATTGAAGCCCAAAATTTGCAAAACTATAATCCTGCCTCAAAAGAAAAGATCATTCTAGCAGTTAAAAATGACGTAAATACTGAAAAAGCTGAAAAAGTTCTAGAGGATAAGGAAGCAGTAGTCTGTACAGTCAAAAATGACTTCAATAATGTATTAAAAACTCAAGGATTATATGCTGTTAGAAATATTATCAGCCCTGAAATAAGAAAACTTAATGAAAAGAATAAATCCATACAAACTAATATACAACCAAGATTATGTCTGAAACACTAGGCAGAGTATGACGCAGCATTTTTTATAAAAAAAACTATAGGCTGAAAAATATGACAAAAAAATTAAAGCATGATTCATTGGCAAAGACAATCATGAGCGATCCAGTGGCTGCACAAGAATTTCTAGAGTATTATTTACCAAGTGATTTCAAGAGTTTAATAGATTTATCAAAAATAAAAGTAGAGCAAGAAAGTTATATAGAAGAATCGTTAAAAAAATATAGCGATATCGTCTATAAAGTTGCAACCAAAAAGCATGGCAATGCTTTTATTTATATATTAATTGAAGCTCAATCAACCGTTGATTATTGGACAGCTCTGCGGTTATGGAGATACACATTGTTATTGTGCGAAAGGCATAAGAAAGAAAAAACTAAATTACCATTAGTGTATAATTTAGTGATCTATAACGGCAAAGAAGTCTACAACGCACCTAGAAATTTGTGGGATTTATTTACCGATTCAATGATAGCTAAGCAATTAATGACCTCTGACTATCAATTAGTCGATTTGCAAAGTATGTCGAATGATGAAATTATTAGGAAAAAGCATATCGGAATGCTCGAATATATGCTAAAACACATTCATCAACGAGATATGTTAAAGCTTTGGCAAGAGTTTCTAATAAACTTCAAACATGTTTTAATACTTGATAAAGAAAAAGGTTATGTTTACCTAAGATCATTTTTATGGTATACTGATACTAAATTACTAGAGAATCAGCAACCAGAATTAGAGCAGATTCTGGCTAAGTATTTATCTGAAGAAGAAAAAGGTAATATTATGAGAACTATTGCTGCAAAATATATTGATGAAGGCATAGCTAAAGGCAGAGCTGAAGCTGCACAAGGGCTTGCAAGGAACTTATTAAAAGCTGGCTTTTCAGTTGAATTTATTGCTGAAAATACTGGGTTATCAAACGAAGAAGTGGTTAATTTAAAAGTTAGCATGGATAATTCTTGAATTAATAATTCACTAACTTAAGTTTTTTGAGCAATGTATATCCCCAAACATATGCTATATTTAAGTTTTGTAGCTTCATAGTTAGTTTTGTGATGGGAAAGTTACCAACAAGCTTTACATAACATGTAAGGTCTGGTAGATTCATAATTTCAGATGGCATAACTAAAAGCTTTTTACGCTCAACATTATTCATATTTACTCCATCTCGCATAGTATTTGATCCATATGACAAGTTCTCTTGAGTTTCAATAATTTCTTCCTCACCTAGTGTTAATGCTGATTTATAAGCTGTAACCTGATCGCTAACTCGAAAAATAAATTTACTATTAAACAAATCAAGCATAGAAGCACATTCAGCAGAACCATATATTGCTTCTAATTGATGAATGTTCTGCAACCCAGCAACAAAGCAGCCTCCATACTTTCTACTTTCAGCTAAAGCAACTGGTAAAGATGAAACTTTTTGTAGAGCTGGCAGTTCATCAAGTATAAACCATATGTTTTTGTTATCATGATTAGGATTTCTACACATCAAAGCTTTGATAGCTATACTTATCCATGCTGAAATAAGTGGCTGTAAAGTAGCTCTTTGACTTGGAGTAGCTGTGATAAATAGCCATCCAGTTTCAGCAGAATTACTAAACCATTCCTTGATGCTAAAATTACCTCCAGGCTTTAAATATTGTAGCGAAGTAATATTCTTTCCAAGAGTAGATTGAATTCCCGCAGAAGTTTCAGGCGCGCTTTCGCTTATAATGCCTGATACAGCGGTGTTTCTAAAAGCTTTTACAAATTGTCTATTATCAGAGTAAATGATTGTATGAATTAATTTTATGATATCTTTGTCATCCTGATATAGCTTCAATGCTTCAGACAAGACTAATTCAGCATTTTTAGCAAAAAAGTCATCGATTCTATGGGTATAATTACTAAAACTACTAGCTATATCATGAAAATCAGCTGCTTCAAAACAATCGTTCCAAGGCAACCATTGCTCGCTATTTTTTTCCAAAGGATTAAGCAGCTTATCACATTTAGAATCAAAAAATCTATCAGTAAAAGCTCCAGTAAGGTCTATAATTATTGCTCGATCCTGTTGTGATCGAATTTGTGGTAGCAGTTCGTTAAGCATATTAGTTTTACCAGTACCTGTTGTTCCGGTAATAAGAATGTGCAGCCTTTCACTATTCTTTACTAATGGCAAGCCTCCAAAACAGATTTTCGAGGCCTTTTTAGCGCTTTTTAGCATTTTAGCTAGATTTCTCTCTCCGTACAAAATCAGCACCTCTAATTTTAGCCTTAATAATCGTTTTTTTACCTTGAGCCGTAAAGAAAACAATTGAGATTATCACACCAATAGCAAAAACAATTAATCCTTCTAATAATGCTGAATTGATTAGGAATTCCCATAATTGCTGTATTTTAAATCCATGTTGACCTGTATAAAATTCATGTAGAAAGTCCTGAGCATTGAGGTGTATCCATTTTTTAAACCTTAAACTATAAAATACGATTCCTATTTGATCGATATCATAAAAATGTTCACCAATTGTTAGCTTAAGCTGTACATATCGCTCAATCGCAAAATAATACAAACTGCTCAGAAAAACTTTTTGATATAATCGACATATAATCCAGAATATCGATAATCCTAACCCAATTGTAAAAACATTGGCACTACCTTGCCCAAACATTCTTAACTTATGAGCAAATAACTGCGATCCCCTTGTGAAATTGCCTTGATTCTGAAAATTCATCAAGAGTATTTTTTCAAAATCTGTAGTTTTTGCTCATACTCTTTTACTCCAGTAAAATTCTCTAATTCTGTTAACTTTTTAAACATTGCTTCGTATTCTGCAATGATATTAGGATTATATTTAATAGCTAAGTTAAAATTCTCCTTAGCTTTTGAGTACTGTCCTAAACTTACTAATGAAATTCCTTTTTCAAGATAGTTTTCAGCAAAATTAGGTTTGTACTTAATAGCGATAGCAATGTCAAAATTTTCTATCGCTTTTTGGTGTTTACCTAATTTCTCAAGAATCATTCCTTTATTATAATAAATATCCGCACAATTTGGATCATATTTAATAGCTATGTTACAGCTTTCTATTGCTTCAGAATATCTATTCAATAAGCTTAATATATACCCTTTATTACAGTATGATTTCACACAACTAGGATCGTATTTAATAGCTAAATCAAAATGTTCTATTGCATTCTGCAATTGCCCTAAAAATGCTAAAGTTAAACCTTTATTAATATAAGCTTCTGCATAATCTGGTCTATATTTAATAGCTATATCATAGTTTTCGATTGCATTTTGAATGTATCCTAAATTCATTAACGCTATGCCTTTGTTATAATAAGCTTCTGGATTATCTGATCTGTACTTAATAGCAATATCAAAATTTTCCATTGCATCTT from Orientia tsutsugamushi str. Boryong includes:
- a CDS encoding sensor histidine kinase: MPIEDEGQNKINKLTEKLSTEGINSTTIKQIDAEMQKLYCQLEESEEVSINCIEWIQYFRLIVNNYDRKKVNIIASLNGMIFLFRQYIASTNVRIETFNIELLINNTVIRMREHFEDENIKLNVQNDIKTILIGDSFRIKAVISQLIGSAIINSSKNSKITININQYSEILQFTVQNIGLSPSKEKLERINAELENLNLVTYQELGEGLAFIKHLTDQLKGRLRAKEENNYITFSFDVPITSFNSSL
- a CDS encoding sensor histidine kinase; amino-acid sequence: MKEKNKTINQWIVQIPPIPVMLLNGERENIDEYMEIITKLRKAKYQVEVAESLKEYCVNLIQNIKYRFNIATSEIVRLASDIMLNDSKNKDKLETILNRAANLQRYCNDVVYTLRSEIENENLCLKKFSIQKLVKDAVRRLEDIAKEKDIKINYNFQYKMKDIVIGNSDHLQAILSQLIGSTIRFNHSCKVIITVHLFTIKNYIKSDNILQFRIHDKGSGISKKKLGDIKAKIADFELVRDYPQMLESGLWFVNYLVNQLNGEMEIESEKDKFTTITCNIPVQLF
- a CDS encoding HD domain-containing protein — protein: MIDFYSESLLNKLFRINVRFNAEIDLDKVERAIFYAKKYHDKQLRDTGEPYYMHPLEVAYMVADYSFETDTIITAILHDTLEDTTLTKEKIVKVFGKKIAEQVSELTRIKDNKKISSREMIQTFYSQNKTELLLIKLFDRFHNIQTISIKPYEKRQKIVIETQQEFIPLAEYLNLPEIRERLSEYCKLNAS
- a CDS encoding conjugal transfer protein TraD, which encodes MANLMQQKITLQQKKAKLIMDEVNLKIKERKMRTRRLIEMGGLVAKAKLDHLSANTLFGAIVSLKETLTQHPNVQNHWTTIGKDIFDKEQQNKAAVILKFSSEPDENTKLHIRLHGLKWNSFHQEWCGNVKDIEALKNGLLNVQYNLELVS
- a CDS encoding toprim domain-containing protein, translating into MAPHDSPITIITEGVETALSLKQAGINGKIIAAIGIHNFKNYQPFEGENIIIAADNDGQNSITMNTVDKAKKTLENSGAKVLKVMPTQEGDFNDLLQIHGAEAIRQIIIPEIAKLIKLNEIQNKSSEIPNQSDVKELYAKSLPLYDYNKKEKANAEVTTVNKFLENHTEIYSSKIFDNPNLRANMVFDEETQKSWPALTIFVKNDKDEITGAKILALNSKTCNKADAAENSVGTISGSFVEIAQQNSDYSSITILTENIETALSIKHAGVEGKILCAIEAQNLQNYNPASKEKIILAVKNDVNTEKAEKVLEDKEAVVCTVKNDFNNVLKTQGLYAVRNIISPEIRKLNEKNKSIQTNIQPRLCLKH
- a CDS encoding Rpn family recombination-promoting nuclease/putative transposase, translating into MTKKLKHDSLAKTIMSDPVAAQEFLEYYLPSDFKSLIDLSKIKVEQESYIEESLKKYSDIVYKVATKKHGNAFIYILIEAQSTVDYWTALRLWRYTLLLCERHKKEKTKLPLVYNLVIYNGKEVYNAPRNLWDLFTDSMIAKQLMTSDYQLVDLQSMSNDEIIRKKHIGMLEYMLKHIHQRDMLKLWQEFLINFKHVLILDKEKGYVYLRSFLWYTDTKLLENQQPELEQILAKYLSEEEKGNIMRTIAAKYIDEGIAKGRAEAAQGLARNLLKAGFSVEFIAENTGLSNEEVVNLKVSMDNS
- a CDS encoding tetratricopeptide repeat protein, with protein sequence MERHNNKGASLARLGQYEDAMENFDIAIKYRSDNPEAYYNKGIALMNLGYIQNAIENYDIAIKYRPDYAEAYINKGLTLAFLGQLQNAIEHFDLAIKYDPSCVKSYCNKGYILSLLNRYSEAIESCNIAIKYDPNCADIYYNKGMILEKLGKHQKAIENFDIAIAIKYKPNFAENYLEKGISLVSLGQYSKAKENFNLAIKYNPNIIAEYEAMFKKLTELENFTGVKEYEQKLQILKKYS